CGAGTAGAAAAAGTTCAAAAAACAGCTGGTGGTAAGGGACTCAATGTGACACGGGTTTTGAAACAAATCGGTGAAGATGTTGTGGCTACTGGTTTCATTGGTGGTGAGATTGGAAGTTATGTAAAGAAACAACTCACTCGAAAGGATATTAAAAGCTCATTTGTAGAAATCGGGAATGAAACACGTAATTGTATTGCAGTCCTTCATGATGGCAAACAGACGGAGATTTTAGAACAAGGGCCAACTATTCAAGAACATGAAGCCTTGAATTTTATCGAACATCTAGAAATTATCCTGAACAATGTAGATGTAGTTGTCATTTCAGGAAGTTTGCCTAAGGGACTTGCTAGTAGCTACTATGTTAAAATAATTGAACTTTGTAAAAAACGCGGTGTGGCTGTTGTTCTGGATTGTTCTGGTGAGGCGCTGAAAAACGTTTTAGAGAGCCAGCAGAAGCCGACAGTTATTAAGCCGAATACAGAAGAGTTATCACAACTGATTGGTAAAGAAGTTACTGATGATATTCAAGAGTTGAAATCAGTTTTGTCTGGTCAACTTTTCCAAGGAATTGATTGGATAGTCGTCTCATTAGGGGCACAGGGGGCTTTTGCCAAGCACAATGACAAGTTCTATCGTGTCAGAATTCCAAAAATCAAAGTCGTCAATCCAGTAGGGTCAGGAGATTCAACTGTTGCAGGTATTGCAGCAGGTTTGGTACATGCTTTACCTGATGCAGAATTATTAAAAAATGCTAATGTTTTAGGCATGTTAAATGCCCAGGAAGAACAGACGGGTTACGTCAATTTAGAAAATGCAGAATCGTTGTATTCTCAAATCGAAGTCGAAGAGGTATAATATGGTAGTAACAGCAGATAAAAGAAAATACATGGAAAAAGTAAGCAATAAAGCAGGTATTATTTCAGCTTTAGCTTTTGACCAACGTGGAGCCCTGAAAAAAATGATGGCAAAACATCAGGCAGAAGAACCTACTGTGGAGCAGATGGAAGAACTAAAGAAACTAGTTTCAGAGGAATTAACACAGTTTTCTTCCTCAATTCTGTTAGATCCTGAATTTGGTTTGCCAGCATCACGCGCCCGTGACGAACAGTGCGGTTTGCTTTTGGCTTATGAAAAAACTGGCTATGATACCAGCTCAACTAGTCGCTTACCAGATTGCCTAGTAGAGTGGTCTGTAAAACGACTAAAAGAAGAAGGGGCAGATGCCATTAAGTTTCTACTCTACTATGACGTTGATGGTGATCCATACGTCAATCTTCAAAAACATGCCTATATTGAACGCTTGGGTTCAGAATGTCAGGCAGAAGGTTTACCATTCTTCTTGGAAATTTTGAGCTATGATGAAACGATTGAAGACAATGCCAGTGTGGAATTTGCAAAAGTCAAACCTCGAAAAGTAAATGAGGCTATGAAAGTCTTTTCGGATGAACGATTTGGAGTGGATGTTCTCAAGGTAGAAGTACCTGTGAACATGAATTTTGTAGAAGGCTTTGGAACAGGGGAAGTCGTCTATACAAAAGAAGAAGCAGCTGAATATTTCCGTCAACAAGAAGCATCAACTCATTTGCCATACATCTATCTAAGTGCAGGTGTTTCTGC
The nucleotide sequence above comes from Streptococcus sp. 29887. Encoded proteins:
- the lacD gene encoding tagatose-bisphosphate aldolase: MVVTADKRKYMEKVSNKAGIISALAFDQRGALKKMMAKHQAEEPTVEQMEELKKLVSEELTQFSSSILLDPEFGLPASRARDEQCGLLLAYEKTGYDTSSTSRLPDCLVEWSVKRLKEEGADAIKFLLYYDVDGDPYVNLQKHAYIERLGSECQAEGLPFFLEILSYDETIEDNASVEFAKVKPRKVNEAMKVFSDERFGVDVLKVEVPVNMNFVEGFGTGEVVYTKEEAAEYFRQQEASTHLPYIYLSAGVSAKLFQDTLVFAHEAGAKFNGVLCGRATWAGVVPVYIEQGEEAAREWLRTVGRENIEGLDAVLSQTATSWLEK
- a CDS encoding tagatose-6-phosphate kinase; amino-acid sequence: MILTITLNPSVDISYQLDAFHLDTVNRVEKVQKTAGGKGLNVTRVLKQIGEDVVATGFIGGEIGSYVKKQLTRKDIKSSFVEIGNETRNCIAVLHDGKQTEILEQGPTIQEHEALNFIEHLEIILNNVDVVVISGSLPKGLASSYYVKIIELCKKRGVAVVLDCSGEALKNVLESQQKPTVIKPNTEELSQLIGKEVTDDIQELKSVLSGQLFQGIDWIVVSLGAQGAFAKHNDKFYRVRIPKIKVVNPVGSGDSTVAGIAAGLVHALPDAELLKNANVLGMLNAQEEQTGYVNLENAESLYSQIEVEEV